Proteins encoded within one genomic window of Diceros bicornis minor isolate mBicDic1 chromosome X, mDicBic1.mat.cur, whole genome shotgun sequence:
- the GPR173 gene encoding probable G-protein coupled receptor 173 produces MANTTGEPEEVSGALSPPSASAYVKLVLLGLIMCVSLAGNTILSLLVLKERALHKAPYYFLLDLCLADSIRSAVCFPFVLASVRHGSSWTFSALSCKIVAFMAVLFCFHAAFMLFCISVTRYMAIAHHRFYAKRMTLWTCAAVICMAWTLSVAMAFPPVFDVGTYKFIREEDQCIFEHRYFKANDTLGFMLMLAVLMAATHAVYGKLLLFEYRHRKMKPVQMVPAISQNWTFHGPGATGQAAANWIAGFGRGPMPPTLLGIRQNGHTASRRLLGMDEVKGEKQLGRMFYAITLLFLLLWSPYIVACYWRVFVKACAVPHRYLATAVWMSFAQAAVNPIVCFLLNKDLKKCLRTHAPCWSTGGAPGPREPYCVM; encoded by the coding sequence ATGGCCAACACCACTGGAGAGCCTGAGGAGGTGAGCGGCGCACTGTCCCCGCCATCAGCATCAGCTTATGTGAAGCTGGTGCTGCTGGGACTGATCATGTGCGTGAGCCTGGCAGGCAACACCATCTTGTCCCTGCTGGTGCTCAAGGAGCGTGCCTTGCACAAGGCTCCTTACTACTTTCTGCTGGACCTGTGCCTGGCTGACAGCATACGCTCTGCCGTCTGCTTCCCCTTTGTGCTGGCTTCTGTGCGCCACGGCTCCTCATGGACCTTCAGTGCACTCAGCTGCAAGATTGTGGCCTTTATGGCCGTGCTCTTTTGCTTCCATGCAGCCTTCATGCTGTTCTGCATCAGCGTCACCCGCTACATGGCCATCGCCCACCACCGCTTCTATGCCAAGCGCATGACACTTTGGACATGCGCAGCTGTCATCTGCATGGCCTGGACCCTGTCTGTGGCCATGGCCTTCCCACCCGTCTTTGATGTGGGCACCTACAAGTTTATCCGTGAGGAGGACCAGTGCATCTTTGAGCATCGCTACTTCAAGGCCAATGACACATTGGGCTTCATGCTTATGTTGGCTGTGCTCATGGCAGCCACACATGCTGTCTATGGCAAGCTGCTCCTCTTCGAGTACCGTCACCGCAAGATGAAGCCAGTGCAGATGGTGCCAGCCATCAGCCAGAACTGGACATTCCATGGCCCTGGGGCTACTGGCCAGGCTGCTGCCAACTGGATTGCTGGCTTTGGCCGCGGGCCCATGCCACCAACCCTGCTGGGTATCCGGCAGAATGGGCACACAGCCAGCCGGCGGCTGCTGGGCATGGACGAGGTCAAGGGTGAAAAGCAGCTGGGCCGCATGTTCTATGCGATCACACTGCTCTTCCTGCTCCTCTGGTCACCTTACATTGTGGCCTGCTACTGGCGAGTGTTTGTGAAAGCCTGCGCCGTGCCCCACCGTTACCTGGCCACAGCTGTTTGGATGAGCTTCGCCCAGGCTGCCGTCAACCCGATCGTCTGCTTCCTGCTCAATAAGGACCTCAAGAAGTGCCTGAGGACTCATGCCCCCTGCTGGAGCACAGGAGGTGCCCCGGGTCCCAGAGAACCCTACTGTGTCATGTGA